One window of Triticum dicoccoides isolate Atlit2015 ecotype Zavitan chromosome 5A, WEW_v2.0, whole genome shotgun sequence genomic DNA carries:
- the LOC119298026 gene encoding uncharacterized protein LOC119298026, producing MPMEQAFMHCDKDTLKMAMLKHEETFRQQVHDLHRLYRIQKLLMRDLKREIKSQQSGLSASPNGSPGAEYDRRRASALDACSYEQQWQYGTTRRGSHGDGAATPRAAQAQLSPEATDDEEAELELTLALGSGGKKRYSDGHCSPGESFSSSTTESDTLTGGQDWQQAQAQQQLVGTGAGAGSPYHKRRPAGFGAEQAEDGGVQQQPSPLLFHWLSLRMA from the exons ATGCCGATGGAGCAGGCCTTCATGCACTGCGACAAAGACACCCTCAAGATGGCCATGCTCAAGCACGAGGAGACCTTCAGGCAGCAG GTTCACGATCTCCATCGCCTGTACAGAATTCAGAAGCTTCTGATGAGGGACCTCAAGAGGGAGATCAAGAGCCAGCAGAGCGGCCTGTCCGCCTCCCCCAACGGCTCCCCGGGCGCCGAGTACGACCGCCGCAGGGCGAGCGCGCTCGACGCGTGCTCCTACGAGCAGCAGTGGCAGTACGGCACCACCCGCCGCGGCAgccacggggacggggcggcgactccTCGCGCGGCGCAGGCGCAGCTGAGCCCGGAGGCGACCGACGACGAGGAGGCGGAGCTGGAGCTCACGCTCGCCCTGGGCAGCGGCGGCAAGAAGCGGTACAGCGACGGGCACTGCTCCCCCGGGGAGAGCTTCTCGTCGTCGACGACGGAGTCTGACACGCTCACGGGCGGCCAGGACTGGCAGCAGGCGCAGGCGCAGCAGCAGCTGGTCGGCACTGGCGCAGGCGCGGGCTCGCCGTACCACAAGCGGAGGCCGGCAGGGTTCGGCGCGGAGCAGGCGGAGGACGGCGGGGTGCAGCAGCAGCCTTCTCCGCTGCTGTTCCACTGGCTCAGCCTACGGATGGCGTGA
- the LOC119303244 gene encoding uncharacterized protein LOC119303244 isoform X2 — MAGDDEDEGEMAALREALRQQSLAVEMLKAELEEERQAASSGADEALAMILRLQGEKAAVRMEADQFRRVAEERILHDEDSLAFLKAVVFSQEMDITSLKNRLLVVCGSNGPHAPPPGRDGVVDLPWLRRLAQKDVSSGRNASLPAARLEELSSDFDAAESVGDSRPARTVSDIGEVIRREKEWVRSNVSHQALPPRLHRSSSHRLPRAPSYSAQCAMPNVHDKFEAPESVASHAPPRSSRRSSPEIISEEDDVISSSTRRGDCNGPNPGDEHANGAIADLGAGIDEIKSSVQTLATELGRMRENSMSRGDAQMHVLAEICAKLDAMRPMGISKQQNVVHGGKKHSIREVGSSSSKGPVALPQSELLMNHFIEAMMYIP, encoded by the exons ATGGCCGGAGATGACGAAGACGAAGGCGAAATGGCGGCGTTGCGGGAGGCTCTGCGGCAGCAGAGTCTTGCCGTCGAGATGCTCAAGGCCGagctggaggaggagaggcaggcggCGTCGTCGGGGGCCGACGAGGCGCTGGCCATGATCCTGCGGCTGCAGGGCGAGAAGGCGGCGGTGCGGATGGAGGCCGACCAGTTCCGGCGGGTGGCGGAGGAGAGGATCCTGCACGACGAGGACTCCCTGGCCTTCCTCAAGGCCGTCGTCTTCAGCCAGGAGATGGACATCACCTCCCTCAAGAACCGCCTGCTGGTCGTCTGCGGCAGCAACGGTCCCCACGCGCCGCCCCCCGGCCGGGACGGCGTCGTCGACCTCCCCTGGCTAAGGAGGCTGGCCCAGAAAGACGTATCCTCGGGGAGGAACGCCTCTCTCCCGGCGGCGCGGCTCGAGGAGCTGTCCTCGGATTTCGATGCCGCCGAGAGCGTCGGCGACAGCAGGCCGGCGAGGACGGTGTCGGACATCGGGGAGGTGATCCGGAGGGAGAAGGAGTGGGTGCGGTCCAACGTGAGCCACCAGGCGTTGCCGCCGAGGCTGCACCGGTCGTCCTCCCACCGTCTCCCGCGGGCGCCGAGCTACTCGGCGCAATGCGCCATGCCCAATGTCCACGACAAGTTTGAGGCGCCGGAGAGCGTCGCGTCCCATGCCCCTCCGAGATCCAGCAGGAGGTCGTCGCCGGAGATAATCTCCGAAGAAGACGACGTGATCTCGTCGTCGACGCGGCGCGGTGACTGCAACGGCCCCAATCCAGGAGACGAGCACGCAAACGGCGCCATTGCCGATCTGGGAGCCGGCATTGATGAGATCAAATCCAGCGTGCAGACCCTCGCGACCGAGCTCGGCAGAATGAGGGAAAACAGCATGTCCAGAGGCGACGCGCAGATGCACGTGCTGGCCGAGATCTGCGCAAAGCTCGACGCCATGAGGCCCATGGGCATCAGCAAGCAACAGAATGTTGTTCATGGAGGCAAGAAACACTCCATCAGAGAAGTAGGCAGTTCTTCTTCCAAGGGGCCGGTGGCTCTGCCACAGAGTGAGCTTCTGATGAACCATTTCATTGAG GCAATGATGTACATACCGTGA
- the LOC119303244 gene encoding uncharacterized protein LOC119303244 isoform X1 — MAGDDEDEGEMAALREALRQQSLAVEMLKAELEEERQAASSGADEALAMILRLQGEKAAVRMEADQFRRVAEERILHDEDSLAFLKAVVFSQEMDITSLKNRLLVVCGSNGPHAPPPGRDGVVDLPWLRRLAQKDVSSGRNASLPAARLEELSSDFDAAESVGDSRPARTVSDIGEVIRREKEWVRSNVSHQALPPRLHRSSSHRLPRAPSYSAQCAMPNVHDKFEAPESVASHAPPRSSRRSSPEIISEEDDVISSSTRRGDCNGPNPGDEHANGAIADLGAGIDEIKSSVQTLATELGRMRENSMSRGDAQMHVLAEICAKLDAMRPMGISKQQNVVHGGKKHSIREVGSSSSKGPVALPQSELLMNHFIEVCAMISSALLARPLAKVAASMSLFRCFLVFVLAVFLLYKQRNPLW, encoded by the coding sequence ATGGCCGGAGATGACGAAGACGAAGGCGAAATGGCGGCGTTGCGGGAGGCTCTGCGGCAGCAGAGTCTTGCCGTCGAGATGCTCAAGGCCGagctggaggaggagaggcaggcggCGTCGTCGGGGGCCGACGAGGCGCTGGCCATGATCCTGCGGCTGCAGGGCGAGAAGGCGGCGGTGCGGATGGAGGCCGACCAGTTCCGGCGGGTGGCGGAGGAGAGGATCCTGCACGACGAGGACTCCCTGGCCTTCCTCAAGGCCGTCGTCTTCAGCCAGGAGATGGACATCACCTCCCTCAAGAACCGCCTGCTGGTCGTCTGCGGCAGCAACGGTCCCCACGCGCCGCCCCCCGGCCGGGACGGCGTCGTCGACCTCCCCTGGCTAAGGAGGCTGGCCCAGAAAGACGTATCCTCGGGGAGGAACGCCTCTCTCCCGGCGGCGCGGCTCGAGGAGCTGTCCTCGGATTTCGATGCCGCCGAGAGCGTCGGCGACAGCAGGCCGGCGAGGACGGTGTCGGACATCGGGGAGGTGATCCGGAGGGAGAAGGAGTGGGTGCGGTCCAACGTGAGCCACCAGGCGTTGCCGCCGAGGCTGCACCGGTCGTCCTCCCACCGTCTCCCGCGGGCGCCGAGCTACTCGGCGCAATGCGCCATGCCCAATGTCCACGACAAGTTTGAGGCGCCGGAGAGCGTCGCGTCCCATGCCCCTCCGAGATCCAGCAGGAGGTCGTCGCCGGAGATAATCTCCGAAGAAGACGACGTGATCTCGTCGTCGACGCGGCGCGGTGACTGCAACGGCCCCAATCCAGGAGACGAGCACGCAAACGGCGCCATTGCCGATCTGGGAGCCGGCATTGATGAGATCAAATCCAGCGTGCAGACCCTCGCGACCGAGCTCGGCAGAATGAGGGAAAACAGCATGTCCAGAGGCGACGCGCAGATGCACGTGCTGGCCGAGATCTGCGCAAAGCTCGACGCCATGAGGCCCATGGGCATCAGCAAGCAACAGAATGTTGTTCATGGAGGCAAGAAACACTCCATCAGAGAAGTAGGCAGTTCTTCTTCCAAGGGGCCGGTGGCTCTGCCACAGAGTGAGCTTCTGATGAACCATTTCATTGAGGTATGTGCCATGATCTCCTCTGCTCTGCTTGCTAGGCCCTTGGCCAAGGTTGCTGCATCCATGTCACTATTTAGGTGCTTCCTCGTTTTCGTTCTAGCAGTTTTTCTACTGTATAAGCAACGCAACCCGCTGTGGTAG